From the Aquirufa lenticrescens genome, the window AGCTAATACGGCGATAGTAGGAACATCAAATTTCAAACAAGCTTTGTGCAGTGCGATGTCGATACCTCTGGCAAAACCACTCACCAGAATAACCTCATCTTTGATGGCAGACTGTACTAGTTCTTCTGTTACCTTTTTACCAACATCACTCGCGTGACGCGTCCCTACCACTGCCACGATACGGTGTGCATTCAAATCTGTCTTCCCTTTTTTAAAAAGAATTAAAGGGGCATCATAGACATCTTTTATTCTCTGTGGATATTCTGAATCTTCGAAATAAAGAATTTGAATTTGATCTTCTGCACAAATTTGAACCGTCTTTTCAGCTTCTCGCAAGGCTTCCGCTGCAAATGATTGATAGGAAGCTAATCGGAAAATATCGGATAAATCAGGATATAGGGAAGCTAGTTTTTTACCTTTTACAGGTCCAACCTCAGGAAGATAGGTTAAGGCGATTTGGTAAACGGATAAGGAATAAGTGGTTTTCATCGGAGTAATTTTCCGAAACCTACGCTTATTCCATGTCTAAATCGGCCTTCATCCCTTGTAAAAAATCACGAATATCAGTTAGTTGATTAATGATGTTTTGATTAGGATTTTTTTCCTTGCCTTTGAAATTCAATGCTTGCTTAGCTCCTTCAATGGTCAAGCCTCTTTCATCGATCAAACTAACCAAAACCTTGATTTTTTCAATATCTGCAGGGGTATATTTACGGATACCAGAACCTGCGCGTTTGGGTGACAAATGAGGAAATTGAGTCTCCCAATAGCGAATCTTAGAGGTGTTCACCTTGAAAATGGCCGCTACCTCCGAAATTGAATAATATTGCTTGCTTAATTCCATCAATAATTTTAAACCCAAAATGGGCTTCTTCAAAAAATAGACTTAATTTTGTGATTCCATTTATCAGGACTCCTTTAGTAAAAATACAAAGGTTCCATTCATTTTACAATAAAACGCATGACCTCTTCTCAGATACGTCAACAATTTTTGGATTTCTTTCAATCTAAAGGCCATTTAATTGTTCCTTCTGCTCCTTTGGTGGCTAAAAATGACCCTACCCTTTTGTTTAACAACTCGGGGATGGCGCAATTCAAAGATTTCTTTTTAGGCAACGGTACTCCGCCCTCAAAAAGAATCGCGGATACGCAAAAATGCCTTCGAGTGTCAGGAAAGCACAATGACTTAGAGGATGTGGGGTTTGATACCTACCACCACACGATGTTTGAGATGTTAGGTAACTGGTCTTTTGGCGATTATTTTAAACAAGAGGCACTTACTTGGTCATGGGAATTATTAACGGAGGTATTTAAATTACCGAAAGACCGCATCTATGTATCGGTTTTCGAAGGTGATAAAAAAGATGGGGTTCCGTTTGATCAAGAGGCATTCGATATTTGGAAGGCCATTGTGGGCGAGGATCGCATCATTTATGGTAATAAAAAAGATAATTTCTGGGAGATGGGCGAAACAGGACCTTGTGGACCTTGTTCTGAAATCCATATTGACTTAAGAAATCAAGACGAAGTAGATTCGATTCCAGGAAAAAGCCTAGTGAATGCGGACCACCCGCAAGTAGTAGAGATTTGGAATAACGTATTTATGCAGTTTGAAAGAATGGCAGATGGTTCTTTGGTACCGCTTCCGAACAAACACGTAGATACAGGAATGGGCTTTGAACGTCTTTGTATGGCGATTCAAGGAAAGCAATCGAATTATGATACGGATGTTTTCCAAGGTACTATTCAATATATCGCTTCGAAAAGTGGAAAGAAATACGGAGACGAAAAATGGGCTGACATCGCGATGCGCGTTATTGCTGACCATATTCGTGCCATCGCCTTTACGATTGCAGATGGACAATTGCCTTCTAACAATAAAGCAGGCTATGTCATCCGTCGAATCTTACGTCGTGCAGTGCGTTATGGCTATACGTATTTGGACTTCAAAGAGCCTTTCTTGCACTTATTAATCCCTGGATTAGCGAAACAATTCGAAGGAGTCTTTGATGAATTAATCTCACAAGAAGCCTTTGTAGCTAAAGTGATATATGAAGAGGAAGTATCCTTCTTACGCACTTTGTCTTCCGGATTAGTTCGTCTAGACAAATTAATG encodes:
- a CDS encoding MerR family transcriptional regulator, whose amino-acid sequence is MKKPILGLKLLMELSKQYYSISEVAAIFKVNTSKIRYWETQFPHLSPKRAGSGIRKYTPADIEKIKVLVSLIDERGLTIEGAKQALNFKGKEKNPNQNIINQLTDIRDFLQGMKADLDME